One genomic region from Sander lucioperca isolate FBNREF2018 chromosome 3, SLUC_FBN_1.2, whole genome shotgun sequence encodes:
- the LOC116054643 gene encoding KH homology domain-containing protein 4-like isoform X2, translating into MKTAQLPPSQTSRQVVRRNRQREQTDGSRRPASTTLETVLFLLLIYWSGAMSSGMTGQTPCLSSRWDKTAQPKQSVDVRQQRSSENAAHSVSLSGVVSNAGSNSTVSQPPQTGEKPAPQGGVEMAAAMAAKINAMLMAKGKLLTPPPLLAKTPPSVSVPTTTEEMVVTEVDINDVPLTCRDLLTKGKTQEEIRQFSGAIVSTKGHYMSDAEKGKAGQRPLYLHVHGKNHGQVNKAVLRIKEIISEDLLRASAASGQQMPVMPPLTLYPQPPRPVITPPVPRMPNTTSVPGHRPAAPHSGSFVHTKIFVGLDQALPSFNVNEKVEGPGGSYLSHIQAETGARVFLRGKGSGYIEQASKRESFEPLYVYISHPNAAGLESAKKLTESLLETVRDENARMASMYTTTGSTQPYAAHGFPPNSNYSSQGSWYNYPANGYAGGYSAYSGASGYWSNANGPPSHSNMSTNPPSSQAMVQYPVCPRKPHPYLSQHPGSSETVAPEGSLSTPPDPGSPRRHFQEGSREEQPTSKSPEGPAHQESALPASSVGEEKVVERILMPPPPPLFVAPAPVARKRPRDTVAEDPVSLPGIAASMGVQEELCEKKSKVDESGLVPYEGDSSDEEEERTHSSKTDNS; encoded by the exons ATGAAAACAGCTCAACTTCCGCCAAGTCAGACTTCGCGACAAGTCGTCAGAAGAAATCGCCAGAGAGAGCAGACCGATGGCTCTCGTCGTCCAGCGTCAACTACATTAGAAACTGTTCTATTTTTACTGCTGATTTATTGGAGTGGTGCTATGTCTTCGGGAATGACTGGACAAACACC GTGCCTTTCCAGCCGATGGGATAAGACAGCCCAACCTAAACAAAGTGTAGATGTGAGGCAGCAGAGGAGTAGTGAAAATGCAGCCCACTCTGTCTCTTTATCAGGAGTCGTCAGCAATGCCGGTTCAAACAGCACCGTTTCACAGCCACCACAAACGGGAGAAAAGCCAGCACCTCAGGGAGGAGTTGAAATGGCTGCGGCCATGGCTGCTAAAATAAATGCCATGTTAATGGCAAAAGGAAAGCTGTTGACTCCTCCACCGTTACTTGCAAAG ACCCCTCCAAGTGTGTCTGTGCCAACCACTACAGAAGAAATGGTGGTCACAGAGGTTGACATAAACGATGTACCGCTAACTTGCAGGGACCTTCTTACTAAAGGCAAAACGCAGGAGGAG ATCCGACAGTTTAGTGGAGCAATCGTCTCAACGAAAGGTCATTACATGTCTGACGCCGAAAAGGGAAAAGCAGG ACAAAGACCTTTGTATTTGCATGTCCATGGAAAGAACCATGGGCAGGTCAATA AGGCTGTGCTGAGGATAAAGGAGATCATCTCTGAAGACCTGTTGAGGGCCTCAGCAGCATCAGGACAACAGATGCCTGTAATGCCTCCGCTCACACTCTACCCTCAGCCTCCTCGCCCTGTCATTACCCCACCTGTGCCACGGATGCCCAACACAACCTCAGTGCCAGGACATCGGCCCGCAGCTCCTCATTCAGGG AGTTTTGTGCACACAAAGATTTTTGTGGGTCTGGACCAGGCGTTGCCCTCGTTCAACGTGAATGAAAAGGTTGAGGGTCCAGGAGGTTCGTACCTGAGTCACATCCAGGCAGAGACGGGAGCTCGAGTCTTTCTCAGGGGAAAAGGTTCTGGCTACATCGAACAAGCATCAAAACGAGAGTCTTTTGAGCCTCTTTATGTCTACATCAG CCACCCAAATGCAGCTGGATTGGAGTCAGCGAAGAAACTCACTGAGAGTCTGCTGGAAACT GTAAGGGATGAAAATGCCCGTATGGCGTCAATGTACACAACCACGGGCTCAACACAAC CATACGCAGCACATGGATTTCCACCTAATAGCAATTACTCTAGCCAGGGGTCCTGGTATAACTATCCAGCAAATGGGTATGCTGGCGGCTATTCAGCGTACTCAGGAGCCAGTGGTTATTGGAGTAATGCAAATGGTCCCCCAAGTCATTCTAACATGTCGACAAACCCTCCATCTTCTCAGGCAATGGTTCAGTATCCGGTGTGTCCTAGGAAACCGCATCCTTATCTCTCCCAG CATCCTGGCAGCAGTGAGACAGTGGCGCCTGAAGGATCTTTAAGCACCCCGCCTGACCCAGGAAGTCCCAGACGTCATTTCCAGGAGGGGTCTCGGGAAGAACAG CCTACTAGCAAATCTCCAGAGGGGCCTGCTCATCAAGAGTCTGCACTTCCTGCCTCCAGTGTTGGAGAAGAGAAAGTAGTCGAAAG GATTCTGATGCCCCCACCGCCACCCCTCTTTGTGGCTCCTGCCCCTGTTGCACGCAAAAGGCCAAGAGACACTGTGGCAGAAGATCCAGTCAGTCTGCCTGGCATCGCCGCCTCAATGG GTGTTCAAGAGGAGCTGTGCGAAAAGAAGTCTAAAGTGGACGAATCGGGGCTTGTGCCCTATGAAGGAGACTCCtcagatgaagaggaggagaggacacACAGCAGTAAGACAGATAACTCATAA
- the LOC116054639 gene encoding fibronectin type III and SPRY domain-containing protein 2, which produces MDLNEIKGGRLDVIAEEAEHQELSRELTTMADRGGRATRGVSTFQRFSIDTNESLRFEPCEDSLPSPTGAGEGLDDDDVFKERGTEGEIVTIRNRLQGKVAEMENFAGHLEEIFLTVEENFGRQEQHLEQHYNDVLQTLSQRYDERAAGLEEEKKGKLEALYKQLLACGREMDASKELIETAQEVYRSQDKRLFLKAVMPTIKRIEEFVKEEVDLTLSTSLEFNTPLADLSDVKTMMDSINVVPAPSAPVINPQMPNSATQTSLRVCWSLFSDDTVEYYELYYRPVLEDTPADSACAPHVSKINVKETHCTVTDLLPNAQYELWVTATNTTGISPASEKALYVTVPSPPVIKQRECTSCREAALIRWESGNTNPVDSYTVELSEMGTDGTESGTTESIVAVPSCQCLIQLQTGRRYLISVRAVNIGGPSDRSEVITVSTTGTFFYLLEDTAHPCLSISEDGFTMFYGDEELPISAMALDDNNTFTRCVAVLGDLIPVRGRHYWEVEVDDVTEFRIGVASEDTERNSYLGANNTSWCMRHILTPSRHKYEFLHNGWSPDLRITVNPVRIGVALDYERGTLSFFNVELEQHLHTFHCHFRNYVHPCFGLDNPGALTVHNDIEAPEYTFI; this is translated from the exons ATGGACTTGAATGAGATCAAAGGAGGCAGACTGGATGTGATTGCAGAGGAAGCTGAGCACCAGGAGTTAAGCAGAGAGTTGACCACTATGGCAGACAGAGGAGGGAGGGCGACCCGAGGAGTTTCCACCTTCCAGAGGTTTTCTATTGACACCAACGAGTCCCTTCGTTTTGAGCCCTGTGAGGACAGCCTTCCGTCTCCCACTGGGGCAGGAGAAGGACTTGATGACGATGATGTGTTTAAAGAGAGAGGAACCGAG GGTGAGATCGTCACAATCAGGAATCGGTTGCAAGGGAAGGTTGCTGAGATGGAGAACTTTGCAGGTCATCTGGAGGAAATCTTTCTCACTGTGGAG GAGAATTTTGGCCGTCAGGAGCAGCACTTGGAGCAGCATTACAACGATGTGCTCCAGACGTTGTCTCAGCGATATGACGAGAGGGCGGCTGgactggaggaggagaagaaaggcAAGCTGGAGGCCCTGTACAAGCAGCTGCTGGCTTGTGGCCGGGAGATGGATGCCTCCAAAGAGCTCATTGAGACAGCCCAGGAGGTCTACCGCAGCCAAGACAAGAGGCTTTTCCTAAAG GCAGTTATGCCCACCATAAAAAG AATCGAGGAGTTCGTCAAAGAGGAGGTTGACCTCACGTTGTCTACAAGTCTTGAGTTTAACACACCCCTTGCTGACCTGTCAGATGTCAAAACCATGATGGACTCCATCAACGTTGTCCCAG CTCCATCTGCCCCGGTGATCAACCCCCAGATGCCCAACTCTGCCACCCAGACGTCACTGCGTGTGTGCTGGAGCTTGTTCTCCGACGACACGGTGGAGTACTATGAGCTCTACTACAGACCGGTGCTGGAGGACACACCGGCAGACAGCGCCTGTGCACCACATG TAAGCAAAATCAACGTGAAGGAGACCCACTGCACTGTGACAGATTTGCTGCCCAATGCTCAGTATGAACTCTGGGTGACTGCTACCAACACCACAGGCATCAGCCCAGCGAGCGAGAAGGCCTTATACGTGACAG TGCCGTCGCCTCCAGTGATCAAGCAGAGGGAGTGTACTAGCTGTCGAGAGGCTGCTCTGATTCGCTGGGAGTCAGGGAACACCAACCCTGTAGACTCTTACACGGTGGAGCTCAGTGAGATGGGTACTGATGGCACAGAGAGCGGTACTACGGA GTCTATAGTAGCCGTGCCCAGCTGTCAGTGTCTGATCCAGCTGCAGACAGGACGCCGTTACCTCATCTCTGTGAGAGCAGTCAACATTGGCGGGCCCAGCGACAGGAGTGAAGTTATTACTGTCTCCACAACAG GTACATTCTTCTACCTCCTGGAGGACACTGCCCATCCTTGCCTGTCCATCTCTGAAGACGGCTTCACCATGTTTTATGGAGATGAAGAACTGCCAATTAGCGCTATGGCCTTAGATGATAACAACACCTTTACCAG ATGTGTAGCTGTCCTGGGGGATCTGATCCCAGTGCGAGGCCGGCATTACTGGGAAGTTGAGGTGGATGATGTGACGGAATTTAGGATCGGAGTTGCATCCGAAGACACAGAGAGGAACTCGTACCTCGGAGCCAACAACACCTCCTGGTGTATGAGACACATTCTCACCCCGTCCAG GCATAAATACGAGTTTCTGCACAATGGCTGGAGTCCTGACCTGAGGATTACAGTAAATCCAGTACGGATAGGAGTGGCACTGGACTACGAGAGGGGTACTCTGTCCTTTTTTAATGTGGAACTGGAACAACATCTACACACCTTCCACTGTCACTTTCGAAATTATGTCCACCCCTGCTTTGGCCTGGACAACCCAGGAGCTCTTACTGTACACAATGACATAGAGGCTCCCGAGTACACATTCATCTGA
- the LOC116054625 gene encoding WASP homolog-associated protein with actin, membranes and microtubules, with amino-acid sequence MSEVLEGGLRHTNGGRCKQSQQLLGGQSETSLFKMNTVEFERLDSLEGWVAVKSNIFEEPETFKLGFIVQWNVIECKFAVTCHNRTLQRQKRKAEELAFGDVQMSWAGLFSVSDLKHIHQQFICVADVLVTCFPDLSEFEDGNIWDLLFLNRRSGPEDDERDLDTPCRKLEKYFSTAIDICGRKIVLDTLFTQDERDVDEYFENLQEFKRKTMQEEMSRAKAHVRQLLQSHGSADRMVALLAIYEQEDEAYQDLVTVATTFFQYLLQPFRDMRELACLYKMEILKSLEFEDLGPKRIAALEKEAEDWRTKAEDAVASIQDITVTYFAQTSKALAGMLKQMEEDKCRFGAAAWASAAPRLEKLRFLLAKESLQHMRATEMCLNRKKDGIRERLGGLSGKVKSHRTDSRSASKYGQQQDTVDELELEFYETQLELYNTKFEILKNEERLLVAQIDTLRRQIKELKEEVVYYDVCEDPEELQSMVHTGIQPTDSPAVSLLKRRLQTLETKRGNICARRAYLRNKKDQCIEANEQKRLPAKQSSILFNQHHHVHLKREKRKEEEQQRKQWVDLEREKTLSRLRSFRERRQGQYMLKTPHSRMSPSEVPVPSQPLSIISLGPSEGPSSVRPAPRCNKTPQKQQPKDIPVQIFSAPPPPTTTCPTAPPPPPPPPPPPPPPLPPAIPPPPVKASPSSEDTPMPLSEKEDPPFPAKNTLKQNIGTMDEVLASLQRGQIQLRKVPVPSAASPAGDSRSSLMSAIRLGVTLKKMVRARNEVPSGGDNELERSIKAAMMRMKKVAADSDEDDRGDDETHNTDWDS; translated from the exons ATGTCTGAGGTCCTTGAAGGCGGCTTACGTCACACAAATGGCGGACGTTGTAAACAGAGCCAACAGCTTCTCGGAGGCCAAAGTGAAACATCTCTTTTTAAGATGAATACCGTAGAGTTTGAGCGTTTAGATAGTCTGGAGGGCTGGGTGGCCGTTAAAAGTAACATATTTGAAGAACCTGAGACGTTTAAGCTAGGCTTCATCGTACAGTGGAATGTCATCGAATGTAAGTTTGCGGTCACCTGCCACAACCGGACGTTACAACGGCAAAAACGCAAAGCCGAAGAACTCGCTTTCGGCGACGTTCAGATGAGCTGGGCTGGACTCTTCTCCGTGAGCGACTTGAAACACATCCATCAGCAGTTTATATGTGTGGCAGACGTCTTGGTAACCTGCTTCCCGGATTTGTCAGAGTTCGAAGACGGCAACATTTGGGACTTGCTCTTCCTGAATCGGAGGTCAGGTCCCGAAGACGACGAGAGGGATTTGGACACGCCGTGTAGAAAACTCGAAAAATACTTCAGCACAGCCATTGACATCTGCGGACGAAAGATTGTGCTCGATACGTTGTTCACGCAGGATGAGCGGGATGTTGATGAGTACTTTGAAAATCTACAGGAGTTCAAGAGGAAGACCATGCAGGAGGAGATGTCGAGGGCCAAGGCTCACGTacggcag CTCCTACAGAGTCATGGCAGTGCAGACCGAATGGTTGCGCTGCTTGCCATCTACGAGCAAGAGGACGAGGCCTACCAGGACCTGGTCACTGTGGCCACCACCTTCTTCCAGTATCTGCTCCAGCCTTTCAGGGACATGAGAGAGCTGGCCTGCCTCTACAAGATGGAGATCCTG AAGTCTTTGGAGTTTGAGGACTTGGGTCCTAAGAGAATTGCAGCTCTGGAGAAGGAGGCTGAGGATTGGAGAACGAAAGCAGAAGATGCAGTCGCCTCAATTCAGGACATCACTGTCACCTACTTTGCACAGACTTCAAAGGCCCTGGCTG GTATGTTAAAGCAGATGGAGGAGGATAAGTGTCGTTTTGGAGCCGCTGCCTGGGCGTCTGCAGCTCCAAGACTGGAGAAACTACGCTTCCTTCTAGCCAAAGAAAGCCTGCAGCATATGAGAGCTACAGAGATGTGCCTCAACCGCAAGAAAGACGGCATCAGAGAAAGG TTGGGCGGCCTGTCTGGCAAAGTCAAGAGCCACAGAACTGATTCCAGGTCTGCGTCTAAGTACGGTCAGCAGCAGGACACAGTGGACGAGCTGGAGCTGGAATTCTATGAAACACAACTAGAACTGTACAACACCAAGTTTGAGATCCTGAAGAATGAGGAGCGGCTGCTGGTGGCTCAGATAGACACGCTGCGACGGCAGATTAAAG aaCTGAAGGAGGAGGTGGTGTACTATGATGTGTGTGAGGAtccagaggagctgcagagcaTGGTCCACACGGGTATTCAACCAACGGACTCTCCGGCTGTCAGTCTGCTCAAAAGACGCCTACAGACCTTGGAGACCAAGAGAGGCAACATCTGTGCCCGACGAGCTTATCTCCGCAACAAAAAG GATCAGTGCATAGAGGCCAACGAGCAGAAGAGGCTGCCCGCCAAGCAGAGCTCCATACTCTTCAACCAGCATCATCACGTCCACCTG AAACgagagaagaggaaagaggaggagcagcagaggaaaCAGTGGGTGGACCTGGAACGAGAGAAGACTCTGAGCAGATTACGATCCTTCAGAGAG AGGCGGCAGGGCCAGTACATGCTGAAGACTCCTCATTCCAGGATGTCTCCTTCTGAAGTCCCAGTTCCCTCCCAGCCGCTGTCCATCATCAGCCTCGGCCCCTCAGAAGGACCCTCCTCTGTCCGTCCTGCACCCAGGTGCAATAAAACACCCCAAAAACAGCAGCCTAAAGACATCCCTGTCCAAATCTTCTCTGCACCGCCACCGCCAACAACCACCTGTCCTACTgcacctcccccccccccaccaccaccaccaccacctcccccACCATTGCCCCCTGCCATACCTCCTCCACCTGTCAAAGCTTCGCCTTCCTCTGAAGACACACCAATGCCTCTCAGTGAAAAAGAGGACCCTCCTTTTCCAGCCAAGAACACGCTCAAACAAAATATAG GAACAATGGATGAAGTGTTGGCCTCATTGCAACGTGGACAGATACAACTTCGAAAGGTCCCCGTTCCCAGCGCAGCGTCTCCTGCTGGGGACTCGAGGAGCAGTCTGATGTCTGCCATCCGACTGGGAGTCACCCTGAAGAAG ATGGTTCGTGCACGCAATGAAGTCCCGAGCGGCGGAGACAACGAGCTGGAGCGCAGCATCAAAGCCGCCATGATGAGGATGAAGAAGGTGGCAGCCGACTCTGACGAGGATGACAGAGGAGACGAcgagacacacaacacagactgGGACAGCTGA
- the LOC116054643 gene encoding KH homology domain-containing protein 4-like isoform X1 — translation MKTAQLPPSQTSRQVVRRNRQREQTDGSRRPASTTLETVLFLLLIYWSGAMSSGMTGQTPCLSSRWDKTAQPKQSVDVRQQRSSENAAHSVSLSGVVSNAGSNSTVSQPPQTGEKPAPQGGVEMAAAMAAKINAMLMAKGKLLTPPPLLAKTPPSVSVPTTTEEMVVTEVDINDVPLTCRDLLTKGKTQEEIRQFSGAIVSTKGHYMSDAEKGKAGQRPLYLHVHGKNHGQVNKAVLRIKEIISEDLLRASAASGQQMPVMPPLTLYPQPPRPVITPPVPRMPNTTSVPGHRPAAPHSGSFVHTKIFVGLDQALPSFNVNEKVEGPGGSYLSHIQAETGARVFLRGKGSGYIEQASKRESFEPLYVYISHPNAAGLESAKKLTESLLETVRDENARMASMYTTTGSTQPYAAHGFPPNSNYSSQGSWYNYPANGYAGGYSAYSGASGYWSNANGPPSHSNMSTNPPSSQAMVQYPVCPRKPHPYLSQHPGSSETVAPEGSLSTPPDPGSPRRHFQEGSREEQPTSKSPEGPAHQESALPASSVGEEKVVERILMPPPPPLFVAPAPVARKRPRDTVAEDPVSLPGIAASMAGVQEELCEKKSKVDESGLVPYEGDSSDEEEERTHSSKTDNS, via the exons ATGAAAACAGCTCAACTTCCGCCAAGTCAGACTTCGCGACAAGTCGTCAGAAGAAATCGCCAGAGAGAGCAGACCGATGGCTCTCGTCGTCCAGCGTCAACTACATTAGAAACTGTTCTATTTTTACTGCTGATTTATTGGAGTGGTGCTATGTCTTCGGGAATGACTGGACAAACACC GTGCCTTTCCAGCCGATGGGATAAGACAGCCCAACCTAAACAAAGTGTAGATGTGAGGCAGCAGAGGAGTAGTGAAAATGCAGCCCACTCTGTCTCTTTATCAGGAGTCGTCAGCAATGCCGGTTCAAACAGCACCGTTTCACAGCCACCACAAACGGGAGAAAAGCCAGCACCTCAGGGAGGAGTTGAAATGGCTGCGGCCATGGCTGCTAAAATAAATGCCATGTTAATGGCAAAAGGAAAGCTGTTGACTCCTCCACCGTTACTTGCAAAG ACCCCTCCAAGTGTGTCTGTGCCAACCACTACAGAAGAAATGGTGGTCACAGAGGTTGACATAAACGATGTACCGCTAACTTGCAGGGACCTTCTTACTAAAGGCAAAACGCAGGAGGAG ATCCGACAGTTTAGTGGAGCAATCGTCTCAACGAAAGGTCATTACATGTCTGACGCCGAAAAGGGAAAAGCAGG ACAAAGACCTTTGTATTTGCATGTCCATGGAAAGAACCATGGGCAGGTCAATA AGGCTGTGCTGAGGATAAAGGAGATCATCTCTGAAGACCTGTTGAGGGCCTCAGCAGCATCAGGACAACAGATGCCTGTAATGCCTCCGCTCACACTCTACCCTCAGCCTCCTCGCCCTGTCATTACCCCACCTGTGCCACGGATGCCCAACACAACCTCAGTGCCAGGACATCGGCCCGCAGCTCCTCATTCAGGG AGTTTTGTGCACACAAAGATTTTTGTGGGTCTGGACCAGGCGTTGCCCTCGTTCAACGTGAATGAAAAGGTTGAGGGTCCAGGAGGTTCGTACCTGAGTCACATCCAGGCAGAGACGGGAGCTCGAGTCTTTCTCAGGGGAAAAGGTTCTGGCTACATCGAACAAGCATCAAAACGAGAGTCTTTTGAGCCTCTTTATGTCTACATCAG CCACCCAAATGCAGCTGGATTGGAGTCAGCGAAGAAACTCACTGAGAGTCTGCTGGAAACT GTAAGGGATGAAAATGCCCGTATGGCGTCAATGTACACAACCACGGGCTCAACACAAC CATACGCAGCACATGGATTTCCACCTAATAGCAATTACTCTAGCCAGGGGTCCTGGTATAACTATCCAGCAAATGGGTATGCTGGCGGCTATTCAGCGTACTCAGGAGCCAGTGGTTATTGGAGTAATGCAAATGGTCCCCCAAGTCATTCTAACATGTCGACAAACCCTCCATCTTCTCAGGCAATGGTTCAGTATCCGGTGTGTCCTAGGAAACCGCATCCTTATCTCTCCCAG CATCCTGGCAGCAGTGAGACAGTGGCGCCTGAAGGATCTTTAAGCACCCCGCCTGACCCAGGAAGTCCCAGACGTCATTTCCAGGAGGGGTCTCGGGAAGAACAG CCTACTAGCAAATCTCCAGAGGGGCCTGCTCATCAAGAGTCTGCACTTCCTGCCTCCAGTGTTGGAGAAGAGAAAGTAGTCGAAAG GATTCTGATGCCCCCACCGCCACCCCTCTTTGTGGCTCCTGCCCCTGTTGCACGCAAAAGGCCAAGAGACACTGTGGCAGAAGATCCAGTCAGTCTGCCTGGCATCGCCGCCTCAATGG CAGGTGTTCAAGAGGAGCTGTGCGAAAAGAAGTCTAAAGTGGACGAATCGGGGCTTGTGCCCTATGAAGGAGACTCCtcagatgaagaggaggagaggacacACAGCAGTAAGACAGATAACTCATAA